The sequence AATTCAGGTATTACTAAAGTCCCTTCTAGAAAGCCTGTATTGCATACATCATAAATACGTCCATCAATGATAACAGAAGTATCTAATACTTTCTTTGTAACATTGCTGTGTGATTTTTCTTGGACCCTTTTATCTGAACGATTAAAAAAATCTAACAAAGATAAAAGTTCATCTCTTCTATTATAGGTTACTAATATGCCAAGATAACCCATTATTAAGTTTACTGCTAAGGCAAGGTAAGTACCTATCCAGGGAATTTCATATATAAAAATACCTAATAAATACCCTAATAGTAAACCAAGTAACAAGCCAAAAGAACCTAATATAATATCCCAAGTTGGAATAGGACGCATCTTTGTTTCAATCCATTTAGTCAGTTGAATAACATTATCTATTATGATAGGAGCAATAACATACAAAATAAGTCCAAATACGGCTCCCCCAACTAAAGCTGCTCCTATAGTTGTTGCAGACCCTAGATCTAAATCGGCTAAAGCATCTAAAGTTGTCAATTCGCTAACTAATTGATGTCCTGCAATAAAGCCTATGACTGTCATTAAAATCCGTACTAATCTTCGCAGCACATTGTCACCTCCTTATATCTACTTATTATACCCCATTTTTAAAATAATTTTCAACAATTTTAAATATTTTTGTAAGTATTTTTACGTGAACTCTAAATAGAAAAAACGTCATTTTCATGACGTTTTTTCTAGAGTGTCTTCCAGTTCTTCTAACGCTCTATCCTCATCAATTTCATCAGCTAGTACCAGCTCACTAATGAGTATTTGTTTCGCATTATCTAACATTTTCTTTTCCCCTGTAGACAAACCTTTTTCAGTATCACGAATCACTAAATTTTTGACTACTTCCGCAACTTCAAAAATATCCCCTGTTTTAATCTTTTCTAAATTCGCTCTATACCTTTGGTTCCAACTAGCACTCATAGCACCTTCTTTATCTTTCAAAATTGCCCAAACTTTCTGTATTTTCTCTCCTGTAACAATTTCTCTAAGCCCTATCTTATCTATTTTTTCCTTGGGAATCATTACTTTCATATCACCAACAGGTATCCTCATAATATAGTAGACATGCTTCTTACCTAAAACTTCTTTTTCTTCTATATCTTCAATTACACCTGCCCCGTGCATAGGGTAAACCACTTTGTCCCCTTTTTTAAACACAGGAATCCCCCTTTCCATTTTACCATGAATCTATAATAACACATCCAATAATTTAAGTCAAATTTTAAAAGTTTATCATAAAACCACAGTTCTTGTCAAATAAACAACACAAAAGTTTACACTGATAAGTTTTAAACAACTAAAAGAAACCCTCCCGGATAGTATTAGTTTAATAAACCCAAAAGGAGCTAACCTGTTAATTTATTCTGTTCACGAACGAGAAGAAATGTATCGAGAGTTTCGAAATCAAGCTAATCAATTATCAGAAACTGTAGAGACACTAAGTGCTACAATCCAAGAAATTAAAGTTTCAATGGAGGAGTAGCTACAGGAACAGCGATCTATCTAACCCTAAGACTGTAATGCTAAAGGAGTTTATTGATTTTATTCAAAAAATCCAAACAAACGAGAATTACAGGACTAAATGCTGTTATAAAGGCTGCAAGACTAGAAGAACAAGGTCGTGGTTTTGGTAGTAGCTACTGAGGTCAAAAGGTTCCGCTGATAATAGTAGTGAATCTATTAAAGAAATCGAGGAAACTCTAACCAATATTATAAAGCACATAGGGTCAATGAATGATAAAATTCAAGTTACAACTGATGTTTCTAAAAGCTAAGCAGCTTCTACTCAACAAGTTCTTGTTAATGTTCAAGAAATAACTAATATAAGCGATAACCTTCAAAGCGCGGCAGAAAAAATAGCTGAAACCCAAAAAATAGAAATAATTGAACTCCGTGTCGCGTTGACAAAGGCAGTGCTTATTTTTATAATTAACTTAATACTTACTTTGTTTTGAATTACAATCGTAGAAAGCGTGGTGACATAAATGGATACCAATGAAACAAAGTGTCAAGAATTACAAAAAAAAGTGTCTGGATTATTACTAAGACACAAAAGTGTTTTAGATAGTGTCACAAAGTTTCAAGAATCAACTGCACGAGTAAACCGTGCTGCGGTTAAGTCTGCAACAAACTGTGGGTGTATACAAATTAATGCCAAAAAACAAACTATTCCAGAAAAAGTGTCTGAATCTTCAATTGAAGACTACCACGATTTTTTAAGTACACATATGCAAGGAGAACTCTGTGAAAATTGTAAAGAAGTAGTGGTTAGAGAAATCGGTAATCACTTCTTTTATTTAGCAGCCCTAGCAAATTCTTTAGATATAAGCTTAGAAGAGGCATTAGAGAAAGAAACAGATAAAATTGATACATTAGGCTTTTTTAATCTTTCTTAATTACATAATGTAAAATATTAAAAACCGGCTCTTAAGAGCCGGTTTTATAGTATCTCATTCGCTATACCACTAAATAAGTATACAATTAACACAATTAAAAAAGTATACGGTAACAATATGAATAAAAATGTTATTAAAACAGGGATAAGATACCACCAATAACTTCTAAATTGTATATGAGATCCTTTGAAAGAAGAGTAACTAATATCACTGATCATAAGCAAAGCTAAAAATATAGTAAAAATTATTAGAATAAGTGTATTTAACATTACAGCATAGTATGATACTAAAGCTAGAAGTCCACCAGCAATAGTAATAGGTAATCCAGCGAATCCTTTAGTTGATGTTTCTACATTAAACCGAGCTAAACGATAAG comes from Natranaerobius trueperi and encodes:
- a CDS encoding CarD family transcriptional regulator; amino-acid sequence: MFKKGDKVVYPMHGAGVIEDIEEKEVLGKKHVYYIMRIPVGDMKVMIPKEKIDKIGLREIVTGEKIQKVWAILKDKEGAMSASWNQRYRANLEKIKTGDIFEVAEVVKNLVIRDTEKGLSTGEKKMLDNAKQILISELVLADEIDEDRALEELEDTLEKTS
- the pssA gene encoding CDP-diacylglycerol--serine O-phosphatidyltransferase gives rise to the protein MNIKKILPSLLTFANLSIGFIVLLLISNGEYRHALSLIIIAMVLDGLDGKLARKLQVSGDFGKELDSLCDIASFGLVPAFYTWHMNEAGLFYEIIMVLALIFFIICGAYRLARFNVETSTKGFAGLPITIAGGLLALVSYYAVMLNTLILIIFTIFLALLMISDISYSSFKGSHIQFRSYWWYLIPVLITFLFILLPYTFLIVLIVYLFSGIANEIL
- a CDS encoding PIN/TRAM domain-containing protein yields the protein MLRRLVRILMTVIGFIAGHQLVSELTTLDALADLDLGSATTIGAALVGGAVFGLILYVIAPIIIDNVIQLTKWIETKMRPIPTWDIILGSFGLLLGLLLGYLLGIFIYEIPWIGTYLALAVNLIMGYLGILVTYNRRDELLSLLDFFNRSDKRVQEKSHSNVTKKVLDTSVIIDGRIYDVCNTGFLEGTLVIPEFVLEELRHIADSSDLLKRNRGRRGLDILNKMQKEESIDVEIFDGDVDETEVDSKLVKLARELDGKVITNDYNLNKVSELQGVPVLNINELANAVKPVVLPGEEMDVKIIKDGKEAGQGVAYLDDGTMIVVDGGRRHIGEQLEVMVTSVLQTAAGRMIFAKPKYQLDRSHA
- a CDS encoding DUF1573 domain-containing protein gives rise to the protein MDTNETKCQELQKKVSGLLLRHKSVLDSVTKFQESTARVNRAAVKSATNCGCIQINAKKQTIPEKVSESSIEDYHDFLSTHMQGELCENCKEVVVREIGNHFFYLAALANSLDISLEEALEKETDKIDTLGFFNLS